A section of the Macadamia integrifolia cultivar HAES 741 chromosome 9, SCU_Mint_v3, whole genome shotgun sequence genome encodes:
- the LOC122089141 gene encoding protein TAB2 homolog, chloroplastic yields MAILSFNPSRISDPKPQSHKPFSTYLPLSKPIRIPYPSSPHVSTNLQISRPKLSRLNSVSESPISLPTEDSPLSAPIEDDDDDPAVEVCYLDPDKDPESINEWELDFCSRPILDIRGKKIWELVVCDNSLSLQYTKYFPNNVINSITLKDALVSISNDLGVPLPEKIRFFRSQMQTIITKSCKELGIKPVPSKRCLSLLLWLEERYETVYMRHPGFQKGSKPLLTLDNPFPMELPDTLFGEKWAFVQLPFSAVRDEVSSLESRFLFGASLDLDLLGIEIDDKTLIPGLAVASSRAQPLAAWMNGLEVYSVEADVARACLILSVGISTRYIYATYKKTPVTMQEAEAWEAAKKACGGLHFLAIQESLDSDDCVGFWLLLDLPAPPV; encoded by the exons ATGGCGATTCTAAGCTTCAATCCGTCCAGAATCAGTGACCCAAAACCTCAATCTCACAAACCCTTCTCCACTTATCTTCCCCTTTCAAAACCCATCAGAATTCCGTATCCTTCTTCACCCCATGTATCCACAAACCTGCAGATTTCTCGACCCAAATTGTCTCGATTGAACTCAGTCTCCGAAAGCCCAATTTCGTTACCAACCGAAGACTCTCCACTTTCAGCTCCAATAGAAGACGACGATGATGACCCTGCAGTGGAAGTGTGCTATCTGGACCCAGATAAAGACCCTGAAAGCATCAATGAGTGGGAGCTGGACTTCTGTTCAAGACCAATTTTGGATATCAGAGGGAAGAAGATCTGGGAGCTTGTTGTCTGCGACAATTCGCTTTCTCTTCAGTATACCAAGTACTTTCCCAACAACGTTATCAATAGCATCACTTTGAAGGATGCCTTGGTGTCGATTAGTAACGATCTGGGTGTCCCTTTACCAGAGAAAATTAGATTTTTCAG GTCACAAATGCAGACAATTATAACAAAATCCTGTAAGGAGCTCGGCATAAAACCTGTTCCAAGTAAAAGG TGTTTATCACTACTTCTATGGCTGGAAGAACGTTATGAAACTGTGTATATGCGTCATCCTGGTTTCCAAAAAGGATCAAAGCCACTTCTCACATTAGACAACCCTTTCCCAATGGAACTTCCTGACACCCTGTTTGGGGAGAAATGGGCTTTTGTCCAGTTACCTTTTTCAG CTGTTCGGGATGAGGTATCATCATTAGAGTCGAGGTTTCTCTTTGGTGCAAGCCTTGATCTGGACCTACTGGGGATTGAAATTGATGACAAGACATTGATTCCAGGGCTGGCTGTTGCATCTTCACGTGCGCAACCCTTAGCAG CTTGGATGAATGGATTGGAGGTTTATTCTGTTGAAGCTGACGTAGCTCGAGCTTGCTTGATTCTATCCGTTGGAATTTCCACTCGATACATCTATGCTACGTATAAGAAAACTCCAGTAACAATGCAAGAAGCTGAAGCTTGGGAAGCAGCAAAGAAGGCCTGTGGCGGCTTGCATTTTCTTGCCATCCAAGAAAGCTTAGATTCTGATGACTGTGTAGGGTTCTGGCTCCTGCTGGACTTGCCCGCACCACCTGTATAA
- the LOC122089142 gene encoding 40S ribosomal protein S2-3-like: MAERGGERGGFGRGFGRGGGRGDRGRGRGGRRGGGRREEEEKWVPVTKLGRLVKEGKIKTLEHIYLHSLPVKEHQIIETLLPNLKDEVMKIMPVQKQTRAGQRTRFKAFVVVGDTNGHVGLGVKCSKEVATAIRGSIILAKLSVIPVRRGYWGNKIGKPHTVPCKVTGKCGSVTVRMVPAPRGAGIVAARVPKKVLQFAGIDDVFTSSRGSTKTLGNFVKATFDCLLKTYGFLTPDFWRETRFTKSPFQEFTDSLSKPTAKAIIFEEDKLE; the protein is encoded by the exons ATGGCGGAAAGAGGTGGGGAAAGAGGCGGCTTTGGCCGTGGTTTCGGACGTGGTGGTGGCCGTGGCGACCGTGGACGCGGACGCGGCGGTCGTCGTGGTGGTGGTCGgcgagaagaagaggagaaatggGTACCCGTCACCAAACTAGGGAGACTCGTGAAAGAAGGGAAGATCAAAACCTTGGAACACATCTATCTTCACTCACTTCCTGTGAAGGAGCACCAGATTATCGAAACCCTCTTACCTAATCTCAAGGATGAGGTTATGAAGATTATGCCTGTTCAGAAACAGACCAGAGCAGGTCAAAGAACCCGTTTTAAGGCCTTCGTTGTTGTGGGTGATACTAATGGTCATGTTGGGTTGGGTGTGAAGTGTAGCAAGGAGGTTGCGACTGCTATTCGTGGATCTATCATTCTTGCGAAGTTGTCTGTCATACCTGTTAGGAGAGGTTACTGGGGTAATAAGATCGGGAAGCCTCACACTGTGCCCTGTAAGGTTACTGGTAAGTGTGGCTCTGTTACGGTCAGGATGGTGCCTGCTCCGCGAGGTGCTGGTATTGTTGCTGCTAGGGTGCCGAAAAAGGTTCTTCAGTTCGCTGGGATTGATgatgtgttcacttcttctcgtGGGTCGACGAAAACTCTCGGGAATTTCGTCAAG gccACTTTTGACTGCCTTCTGAAGACATACGGTTTCCTTACTCCCGACTTCTGGAGGGAGACACGCTTCACAAAGTCTCCTTTCCAGGAGTTCACGGATTCACTATCAAAACCTACTGCAAAGGCAATCATATTTGAGGAAGACAAGTTGGAATAG